The window GCGCGCGCGAGTTGCCCCGTATCGATGTCGAGTGGGGGGAGTTCCCCGAACGGATCGCGCGCGGCGAGAACGATCCCCGCGAGGTCACGATCACGAACCACGCCGGTGGCGCGCGTGCCGGTATCCGGGTCACGGTGAACGATGTCGAGATGACCGCGACCGACTCCTATCTCGGCAGCGAGACAGTACCCGTGCCGGTGTTCGGTGGCGACCCCGATACGCTCACCTTCGCCGTCGAGGTGATCTTCCCCGAACTCCCGCTCGAACCGATCACCGAAACCAGAACTGTGTGGGTCGACTGACTGCTTTCGCGTCGATCCTCGTTACCGTGCGAGCAACGCAGCCCTGAGCTCCTGGGGGCCTTCGACCACCGTATCCGCCGCCGCGAGATCGAGTTCTTTCGCGTCCGCGCCACGGTAGCCGATACAGGACATTCCGGCCGCCGTGGCCGACGCCACGCCGTGGGTCGAATCCTCGACCGCGACGCATTCCGCGGGATCGACGCCGAGTTCGTCGGCCGCGTGACGGTAGACGTGAGGTTCGGGCTTGCCGGGCCCGTCCACGTCCTCGGCCGAGACGGTCGCGTCGAAGCCCGTCAGTTCGAACCGATCGCACACGAGGTCGATCCATTCGGGCGGCGACGAGGAGACGATCGCGAGGCGCGTCCCCCGATCCCGGAGCGTGCCACAGAGGTCGCGAAAGCCGTCCATGAGCGCGGCGCGCTTGGTGTATACCTCGCGGGCGGCTTCTTCGTAGATCCCAAGGAACTCCTCGCGATCGACGCTCACGCCGTACTCGTCGTCGAGGTAGTCGTAGACCTCGCGGTAGTTCATCCCGGTGATCTCGGCAGCCTGAAGGTCGGGAACGCCCGCTGCAGGGAAGATCCGTTCCTCCTCGATGTCGGCCCAGTAGCGCTCGGAATCAACGATCACGCCGTCCATGTCGAAAAGTACAGCTTTGCTAATACTCGCCTCGTCAGCAGCCATTATTCGGTCGAGCACCCAAGTCAGGAAGTAGATTCTGGTTCGGGTCTGCTCACACTCTGAGCTTGTAGATGTTTTCGAGATACAGGTCCGCTATGTCCTCGTAGTAGGTGTGGATGTAGCTGTCAATCGGGCCGGGGTCGTCAGTCGTCGCGCCACCCGGTTTGTCACCACGCATATACCGAACGAGGTCACGATTTAGGTCCTGCTCGACACGCCAATACGTCGTAAACCTGTGCCGGCCATAGTGACTCGTCACACCCCGGTGACGCTCCGTCTCGGCATATTCTGGATGGAAAGCACGTTTCCATGCCCGATTGATTGATTGTTTCCGGAGCTTGCCGTTTGCTTGTTTCGAGAGAAACAGCCACTGCGAACCGCTATCCGGGCGAACGAGTAGATACCGAACCAGTACGTGTCGTGTCTCGTCGTCAAGCGGCAGCAGACGTGGCCGCTGTGACTTGTTTCCTTCTCGCTCATGTGGGATATACAGTACGTTCTCACGGCCATCGAGCATCGGGTTCGTTCCCATGTCTGGGTAGTTACGTAGCACCTCACTGTTTTGGATAGAGAGGTCGGCCAACTGGATATTGCACAGTTCGGTTGCTCTCGCCCCGATCTTCAGCTGTAGAACTATCACTGCGCGGTCACGGAGGTGCGCAACCCCGTCGAGCACGTCGCGGAGTTCGTCCATTGGGATACGGGGTGGTTCCTTCGTCTCCGGTGCGGTAAATGAAACCTTCGAGCGGGCGAGTTGTATCGGGTTGTAGTCCTGTGGATGGGGAAACGCCGGGTCATCCTGCCAGTACGTGTATGCGACGTTCAGCTTCCGGAGCTTTGCTTTCACCGTTTCTGGGTGGTTCGATTTCCCCTCCTCCGCGAGTTCATATCGGATGAACCGCTTCACGTGTTCCTCATTCGGGCAAGCAGGATGCCGGCCTTCGCTTTCCATATGCTCACGCCATTCCTGAAACGTGGCGTCGTATCGCTTCCGCGTACTTTCCACGAGTTCGCGTGCGTCAAGCACTTCGGACGCAACGATTGCGAACGGGTCTATCTCGGTGCTTTCGAAGGTAGTGGCGTGCGCTGCGAGAGGGTCCACATCGCGGTCGAACGCTTCTGCGAGTGCTCTTCGCTGTGCATCTGTCCGATTCTCCATCGTCTCGGATGTGTCGCTCATGTGCTCCCTCCTGTTGGTTTGCCGCGTATTTTTTCGGCCCAAACCTTGCTGGCCGCGTCGTACTCCGCGGCAGCCATCAGAACTGGATGATAGGTGTGGGGGTGGTCTGTGTGCCACTGTAGCCAACGGTAGAAATCCTCGATTCGCACCCAATACGGAGTATATGCCGACCACAACGCGAGCTGGTCCAGTAGGCTCTCAAACCACGCGTTCACGTCTTCCGGAGTGGCAAGGGCGTGATGACGGCCTCGGTCGTCCATGTGTGCCTTCCAACGGCGCTCGACAAGCCGCGTGTCCTTCTTGAACTTGTCAGAGCTTCCCCGCTCCCACAGGTGGGTTTCGAGGTATTCGTCCCATACATCACGGCCGTCGTAGGCGGCCGCGTGCTGGTAGAAACGATAACGATCCGGCACCTCGTCAAGCGTCTTGTAGACACCCATGCGATCGTGTGGGTCTGTGGATTTGCTTTTCGCCACTTACATCACTTCCCTACTACCGACGTTCGTGGGGTAGTATTGGTCGTCTTCGACGCGGAGCGCGTCATCTTCTAAGTCCTCGATGTGTCGGTTTACTCGTTCAGGAGCAGTATCTACCACCCTTTGAACTATCTGACCGAACGAAGTGCCTGGGTTCTGCTCGACGTAGCGCCGGACGGCAGCACGCTCGCCACGATGCACCTGTTCTTCGAGTTCGGCGACCCGTTCGCGGGTCCGATCGAGTTCGTCCTTTAGGTCATTTCGCTGATCGCGAAGTTCTCGGTTTGTTTCGTCTGGCTCGACACTCGCATCGAACTTTTTCATCCCGGCTTCGACCATCGCCTGCATGAACTCGCTTACCGACATATCGAACTCATTGGCCCGCTGTTTCCAGCGGTCGTACTGGTCGCTCGTTGGGTAGGCCATAGCGGGCTGTGTGTCGACAGTCATTCGCTGTCACTCTCCGGTATTTCTTGCTTATCTGGCGGCTGAAGCGGTATCTCGTTGGGATCAATTACTCCGTTCTCTATCAGTCGTCGTAGCTCATCGAATTCGAGTGATTCGCCACGCTCGTATTTCCCGATCGCATTTGTCACAAGCCGTCCCTCCGTATCTATCTCGAGCACGATTTCGTTCAACTCTGTATCTCCATCCATTCGATCCAATCCACGTTCGATACCCTCCATGAGCAATCCGCGGAATCCTTCGCTGCTGAAGTCGGGATTAGGCCACCGATACTGCTGATACAGCAATCCTATGAGCGCGACACATGCGTCATGTATCTCTGGATCCGCATGAAGCGTGCCCGCGGCTTTCTCCCTGCGATTATACCGTCGATCTTCTTCGGTCTCTTTGACAAATGTCTGGTCTCGTTCGGAAGGCGACCAATTGTCGAAGAGGACGCGAAAGTCAAGCAACGCGTTTCGGACACGCTGGCGGAGTCGACGACGGTACTGACGATCATGCTTTTGATCGCTCGAACCGGTCAGCAAGTCCCAATCTCTGTCCGTCAAAATCCCGCGACTGCGATCTCTATCGTAGGCTTCTGCTGAATCGGCATCTTCCGTCACATACAAACGTAACGGAGTCACGCTCAAGTATATTCCGGTGAATAGGTCCACCTGCAATGGCACCGACCGAAAGGACCCAGAGGCCGCGGACAACCATCACGGTCCAGCGAGACCTGTACAAGCGGCTCGAAGGGCTAAAGCCGTACAAAAGTATGAGCTACAATGAATTCCTCTCGGAGCTGGCAGATACGTACGAACAAGGAGTTCAGGATCAATGAATCGAAAGAACGTCACCGACCCCCACGGGTATCAAGCGAGTGGGTCGGCAACGTCCTACAGCACGAGTCACACGCTCGGTCTCGTCCGGGCAAGGAATTTGGCTCACCCGGTCGACCGGAGGTGGACCCGTGACTGACGCTTGTCACCCGAGGCACAAATCCGTTTCGCGGACGGCTCGACTCGCTCGTGACTCCGACAACGACCCACTCGGAGTAGCGATGTTTCTCGCCACGGTCGATCTCCGCGCGCTCGAACTCGACCTCACAGGCGTCGACCGGGTGCAGTACACGGTTACGGACGGACACCTCATGCTCGACACCGTCACGGAGGGGATT is drawn from Halococcus saccharolyticus DSM 5350 and contains these coding sequences:
- a CDS encoding tyrosine-type recombinase/integrase produces the protein MSDTSETMENRTDAQRRALAEAFDRDVDPLAAHATTFESTEIDPFAIVASEVLDARELVESTRKRYDATFQEWREHMESEGRHPACPNEEHVKRFIRYELAEEGKSNHPETVKAKLRKLNVAYTYWQDDPAFPHPQDYNPIQLARSKVSFTAPETKEPPRIPMDELRDVLDGVAHLRDRAVIVLQLKIGARATELCNIQLADLSIQNSEVLRNYPDMGTNPMLDGRENVLYIPHEREGNKSQRPRLLPLDDETRHVLVRYLLVRPDSGSQWLFLSKQANGKLRKQSINRAWKRAFHPEYAETERHRGVTSHYGRHRFTTYWRVEQDLNRDLVRYMRGDKPGGATTDDPGPIDSYIHTYYEDIADLYLENIYKLRV
- a CDS encoding HAD family hydrolase; this translates as MAADEASISKAVLFDMDGVIVDSERYWADIEEERIFPAAGVPDLQAAEITGMNYREVYDYLDDEYGVSVDREEFLGIYEEAAREVYTKRAALMDGFRDLCGTLRDRGTRLAIVSSSPPEWIDLVCDRFELTGFDATVSAEDVDGPGKPEPHVYRHAADELGVDPAECVAVEDSTHGVASATAAGMSCIGYRGADAKELDLAAADTVVEGPQELRAALLAR
- a CDS encoding DUF7557 family protein — encoded protein: MAPTERTQRPRTTITVQRDLYKRLEGLKPYKSMSYNEFLSELADTYEQGVQDQ